The Arachis hypogaea cultivar Tifrunner chromosome 19, arahy.Tifrunner.gnm2.J5K5, whole genome shotgun sequence genome has a window encoding:
- the LOC112779954 gene encoding uncharacterized protein — MEGNSIPTTMAMNQNGAQRGRASSRDTQMITTKGNWVEEMRGSLMVVATVIATLTFQIAINPPGGVWQQDSNNQQGCASGNTCKAGTSVLATSSHDKNQRLKYEMFILLCTVSFTASQTVILFLLTGFQLRNRLVMWLLILVMCLSVICLAGAYVISIWMVMKPLDKLINKITWYYALFWVGLVALLCLALLLRFLIWLLKAFFRFLCCC, encoded by the coding sequence atGGAGGGAAATTCAATACCAACAACTATGGCTATGAACCAGAATGGAGCACAGAGAGGAAGAGCATCATCAAGGGATACCCAAATGATTACAACAAAGGGAAACTGGGTTGAAGAGATGCGAGGTTCTCTAATGGTTGTAGCGACGGTTATTGCAACCCTAACTTTCCAAATTGCAATAAACCCCCCAGGGGGCGTTTGGCAACAGGACTCAAATAACCAACAGGGTTGTGCTTCTGGAAACACCTGCAAAGCTGGCACTTCTGTTTTGGCCACTTCCTCTCATGACAAAAACCAACGCTTGAAATACGAAATGTTCATACTCTTATGCACTGTTTCTTTCACTGCATCACAGACTGTGATTCTTTTTCTGCTTACTGGCTTTCAGCTGCGTAATAGGCTGGTCATGTGGTTGTTGATTCTTGTTATGTGCCTTTCGGTTATTTGCTTGGCTGGGGCTTATGTGATCTCCATTTGGATGGTCATGAAGCCACTTGACAAGTTGATTAACAAAATCACCTGGTATTATGCCTTGTTTTGGGTTGGATTGGTTGCTCTGCTTTGTCTCGCACTCTTGCTTCGCTTTCTCATCTGGCTGCTCAAGGCGTTCTTCCGGTTTTTATGTTGTTGCTAA